A genomic segment from Syntrophotalea acetylenivorans encodes:
- a CDS encoding MFS transporter, whose translation MRKSLICISDTPRLYSPSFIAMALANFAAAASFGVFFLFPLVIKAYGGSEADIGLIMGVFALAATLCRPWVAELIDRLGRKHSYTIGSSLMTLLPFVYLALGNDLSDIYLLLLLLRVVHGIGLALCFTACFTYVADIVPPARLNEGIGMFGISGLVGLAVGPSLAELALDRWGEPALFFTASGLAAVGLVCHLPLAETLTRGIVASRVSFFAVLRRPKMVLVSILAVLFGFGLAAAGNFVAPLAAERRIVFVSLYFLCYSAAAVLVRLVGGRLADRFGERRIVPYALSITGCGLLALALVHGQLALAAAGLAAGCGHGLLYPALNSWAIRGEPVAVRGKVTGIYTGALDAGNFSGSVMLGLIGEWFGLPVLFLVAGGALLMGLLVLWRSGDNVCVK comes from the coding sequence ATGCGAAAGTCATTAATATGTATATCAGATACACCTCGTCTCTACAGCCCTTCCTTTATTGCTATGGCGCTGGCTAATTTTGCAGCTGCGGCCAGCTTCGGGGTGTTTTTCCTGTTTCCCCTGGTGATTAAAGCTTACGGCGGCAGCGAGGCGGATATCGGTCTGATCATGGGCGTTTTTGCCCTGGCCGCTACCCTGTGCCGGCCTTGGGTGGCCGAACTCATCGACCGGTTGGGGCGAAAACATAGCTACACGATCGGTTCTTCGCTGATGACCCTGCTGCCCTTTGTCTATCTGGCTCTGGGCAACGACTTGTCCGATATCTATCTGTTGTTGCTGTTGCTGCGTGTGGTCCATGGCATTGGCTTGGCCCTCTGTTTTACCGCTTGCTTTACCTACGTCGCCGACATTGTGCCTCCGGCTCGTCTCAATGAAGGTATCGGCATGTTCGGCATTTCCGGCCTGGTCGGGTTAGCGGTGGGTCCCAGTCTGGCGGAACTGGCCCTCGATCGCTGGGGGGAACCGGCTCTTTTCTTTACCGCCAGCGGTCTGGCCGCGGTCGGCCTGGTCTGTCATTTGCCGCTTGCCGAAACCCTGACTCGCGGCATCGTGGCCAGCAGAGTTTCCTTCTTCGCCGTGTTGCGGCGTCCCAAAATGGTGCTGGTGTCGATACTGGCGGTGTTGTTCGGTTTCGGCCTGGCCGCTGCCGGTAATTTTGTCGCCCCGCTGGCCGCGGAGCGACGTATTGTCTTCGTCTCCCTCTATTTTCTCTGTTATTCGGCGGCGGCGGTTCTGGTGCGACTGGTGGGGGGAAGACTGGCCGACCGTTTCGGAGAGCGTCGCATCGTACCCTATGCGTTAAGTATCACCGGCTGTGGCTTGTTGGCTTTGGCCCTGGTGCATGGGCAACTTGCTTTGGCCGCTGCGGGGCTGGCTGCCGGTTGCGGTCACGGCTTGCTCTATCCGGCCCTCAATTCCTGGGCGATTCGCGGCGAGCCGGTGGCCGTTCGCGGTAAGGTGACCGGTATCTATACTGGCGCTCTTGATGCCGGAAATTTCAGTGGTTCGGTGATGCTCGGTTTGATCGGCGAATGGTTCGGGTTGCCTGTTTTATTTCTGGTCGCCGGGGGGGCTTTGCTGATGGGGTTACTGGTTCTGTGGCGAAGTGGCGATAACGTCTGTGTCAAATAA
- a CDS encoding mechanosensitive ion channel family protein, producing the protein MNMDSVNAWLTVYGIRILGAVVILVLGIWFSKLLTKLLRKVLKKRSVDPTLIGFTGNVVYSALLVFVIIAALNQVGFQTTSLIAVIGAAGLAVGLALQSSLSNFAAGVMMIIFKPFKAGDFIEGGGTAGVVEQVLIFSTQLKTGDNKTVIVPNGALLGGNIVNYSTKGTRRLDLVIGVGYDDDIRKVKEVLLDIISKDERFLKDPAPVVAVLELADSSVNFAFRPWVNGSDYWPTYFDTLETIKLRFDEEGISIPYPQSDVHMIPAPADKPAV; encoded by the coding sequence ATGAACATGGATTCTGTCAATGCCTGGTTGACCGTCTACGGCATTCGCATCCTCGGTGCCGTTGTTATTCTGGTACTCGGTATCTGGTTCAGTAAGCTACTGACCAAGCTACTGCGCAAGGTTCTCAAAAAGCGCAGTGTCGATCCGACCTTGATTGGCTTCACTGGCAACGTGGTCTACTCGGCCCTCCTGGTCTTCGTGATCATCGCGGCTCTCAACCAAGTCGGCTTCCAAACCACCTCGCTGATCGCGGTGATCGGTGCCGCCGGCCTGGCCGTCGGTCTGGCTTTGCAGAGTTCCCTGTCCAACTTTGCCGCCGGGGTCATGATGATCATCTTCAAACCCTTTAAGGCCGGCGATTTCATCGAGGGCGGCGGTACGGCAGGCGTTGTCGAGCAGGTCCTGATTTTCAGCACCCAACTCAAGACCGGCGACAACAAGACCGTTATCGTACCCAACGGCGCCCTGCTCGGAGGCAATATCGTCAATTACAGCACCAAGGGCACCCGGCGCCTAGACCTGGTAATCGGCGTCGGCTACGACGACGACATCCGCAAGGTCAAGGAAGTGCTGCTCGACATCATCTCCAAAGACGAACGATTTCTTAAAGATCCTGCTCCGGTGGTCGCAGTACTTGAACTGGCCGACAGCAGCGTCAACTTCGCCTTCCGCCCCTGGGTCAACGGCAGCGATTACTGGCCGACCTATTTCGACACTCTCGAGACGATCAAACTACGCTTTGACGAAGAAGGCATCTCCATCCCTTACCCGCAAAGCGACGTTCATATGATTCCGGCACCGGCAGACAAACCGGCGGTCTGA
- a CDS encoding ATP-binding protein → MWIKKYFLLILLLALTVFGVFRSDSVWSGEQSPSVLIVHSYHPELGWTGNINSVLLGELKKVHPDIDVQIEYLDAKRYVESFYYEQTLRDLYRYKLKGRRFSAVLVSDNRALDFVLGIRQELLPDVPVVFCGINNFDKSMLRGQRGITGVAEQPAYLETLQTALQLHPTARKVVVVGNQRTTTGRLILQRLQELPGRVSPGVEFSFWNDVPLEELQTRLKGLGADSLVLLSVVVRNAAGQPLSFAKSSEALRAACPVPIYGFWDFFLGHGIVGGKLISAAEQGRLAAGLLLRILDGMPVDNLPVITSGANQYMFDHRELVRFGLTVQDLPPRSQVINSPSSRYAIEKSYLWLGGVALVLLTIITLLLVWNIHGRQRVKRELEQALVEAEQTRDSVDLILKSMTEGLIVADMNQRIIRMNGAAEKLLGVTFEQAQGQAVRSVLPQKGLPGTRLQPGCRPRRQIEWEIVDPITRKPVLIQAHTGYVENATGQRSGTISILRDVTREREIDRFKNEFIATAAHELRTPLTAVMGFAEILLRQDRLGGFDAEQQRHYLEIIFQKSDALRRIIGDLLDISRAQLGQGVALEKRPCDLCDLVRRAVTPFRQVQNRHCFELELPKESVEMDIDEGKVLQVLDNVLSNAVKFSPDGGRISVKCRKLGPEFRVSVEDQGVGMSPEQLEKIFDKFFRVDASNSAAGGLGLGMTIAKNIVEAHGGQIMVESSLGQGTKVTFSLVEENAMSALL, encoded by the coding sequence ATGTGGATTAAAAAATATTTTCTGCTGATTTTGCTGCTTGCTCTGACGGTATTTGGAGTGTTCCGTTCTGATTCCGTTTGGTCCGGTGAGCAGTCTCCCTCTGTCCTTATCGTACATTCCTATCATCCCGAGCTGGGATGGACAGGAAACATCAATAGTGTGTTACTCGGTGAGCTTAAGAAAGTCCACCCGGATATTGATGTTCAGATAGAATATCTGGATGCCAAGCGGTATGTCGAATCGTTCTATTACGAACAGACCCTCAGGGACCTCTACCGTTACAAACTCAAGGGCCGACGTTTCAGCGCCGTTCTGGTTTCGGACAACCGGGCACTCGATTTTGTACTGGGGATTCGCCAGGAGTTGCTGCCGGATGTTCCGGTAGTCTTTTGCGGGATCAATAATTTTGATAAAAGCATGCTCCGTGGCCAGCGGGGGATTACCGGCGTTGCAGAGCAACCGGCCTATCTCGAGACCCTGCAGACGGCGCTTCAGCTGCACCCCACTGCCAGGAAGGTGGTGGTTGTCGGCAACCAGCGGACAACCACCGGTCGCTTGATTCTACAGCGATTGCAGGAACTGCCCGGACGCGTATCGCCGGGGGTGGAGTTCTCTTTCTGGAACGACGTGCCGTTGGAAGAGCTGCAAACCCGGCTGAAGGGATTGGGGGCCGATAGCCTGGTGCTGTTGAGCGTCGTGGTCCGGAATGCCGCCGGCCAGCCCCTGTCCTTTGCCAAAAGCAGCGAGGCGCTGCGAGCCGCCTGCCCGGTTCCCATCTACGGATTTTGGGATTTTTTCCTTGGACACGGCATTGTCGGCGGCAAATTAATCTCTGCCGCAGAACAAGGTCGCCTGGCCGCCGGATTGCTGTTGCGTATTTTGGACGGTATGCCGGTCGATAATCTGCCGGTGATCACCTCCGGTGCCAATCAATACATGTTCGACCATCGTGAATTGGTCCGTTTTGGCTTAACCGTGCAGGACTTGCCGCCCAGAAGTCAGGTAATTAACAGCCCGTCCAGTCGCTATGCCATAGAGAAGAGCTATCTGTGGCTCGGGGGCGTGGCGCTGGTTCTACTCACGATTATTACTCTTTTGCTGGTCTGGAATATCCATGGTCGGCAACGGGTCAAGAGGGAGTTGGAGCAAGCCCTTGTCGAGGCGGAACAGACCAGGGACAGCGTCGACCTCATTCTAAAGTCGATGACTGAAGGTCTGATCGTTGCCGACATGAATCAGCGCATTATCCGGATGAACGGTGCCGCTGAAAAGTTGCTGGGGGTAACCTTTGAGCAAGCGCAGGGGCAGGCGGTGCGTTCGGTGTTGCCGCAGAAAGGATTGCCGGGAACCCGCTTGCAGCCGGGCTGCAGGCCTCGCCGACAGATCGAATGGGAGATTGTTGATCCAATTACCCGCAAACCGGTTTTGATCCAGGCCCATACCGGGTATGTGGAGAACGCCACCGGGCAACGTTCGGGAACTATTTCGATTTTGCGGGATGTTACCCGTGAACGGGAGATTGATCGTTTCAAAAACGAATTTATCGCCACCGCCGCCCACGAGCTGCGCACACCGCTGACAGCAGTCATGGGTTTTGCGGAAATCCTTTTGCGGCAGGATCGGCTCGGTGGTTTTGATGCCGAGCAGCAACGTCACTACTTGGAGATCATTTTTCAAAAGAGCGACGCCTTGAGGCGGATCATCGGCGATCTGCTCGATATCAGCCGGGCGCAACTTGGCCAGGGGGTGGCCCTGGAAAAACGTCCCTGCGATCTTTGCGATCTGGTGCGGCGGGCAGTGACCCCTTTCCGGCAGGTACAGAACAGGCATTGTTTTGAGCTCGAGTTGCCAAAAGAATCGGTGGAAATGGACATCGACGAAGGGAAGGTGCTGCAGGTGCTGGACAACGTGCTCAGCAATGCTGTGAAATTTTCACCCGATGGCGGTCGAATTTCGGTAAAGTGCCGCAAACTGGGTCCCGAATTTCGGGTTTCAGTGGAGGATCAGGGGGTTGGCATGTCGCCGGAACAGCTGGAGAAGATTTTCGATAAGTTTTTTCGGGTCGATGCATCCAACTCCGCCGCTGGCGGCTTGGGTCTCGGCATGACTATCGCCAAGAACATCGTCGAAGCCCACGGCGGTCAGATCATGGTAGAGAGCTCCCTCGGCCAGGGGACCAAGGTGACCTTTAGTCTGGTGGAGGAAAACGCCATGTCGGCCTTGTTGTAG
- a CDS encoding bifunctional 5,10-methylenetetrahydrofolate dehydrogenase/5,10-methenyltetrahydrofolate cyclohydrolase: protein MAAELLEGKVVAEAVLEDVASRVAVMKERGVTPGLGTILVGDDGPSVSYVNKKRETCKSVGIASFHIEIPASAGQADLLAAVKDFNESPDVDAYIIQYPLPGGFDFNEALLLMDPDKDADGLHPVNLGRLVLQEPGPVPCTPAGIREMLKHYQIAVEGKEVVIIGRGPTLGRPLSLLMTLKQPFANAAVTVVHSGIADLGSYTRRADIIIAAAGCPGIVQPDMVRPGAVVISGGISWEGRKLLPDVAEEVGEVAGWITPRLGGVGPTTVAMLLRNTMLAAERRLS from the coding sequence ATGGCAGCGGAATTGCTGGAAGGAAAAGTGGTCGCCGAAGCGGTGCTGGAGGATGTTGCCAGCCGTGTTGCGGTGATGAAAGAACGCGGTGTTACCCCCGGCCTAGGGACCATTCTGGTGGGTGATGACGGTCCCAGTGTCAGTTATGTGAATAAAAAGCGCGAAACCTGCAAATCGGTAGGGATCGCATCGTTCCATATTGAAATCCCTGCCAGTGCCGGTCAGGCCGATCTGCTGGCGGCGGTCAAGGACTTTAACGAAAGCCCTGATGTCGACGCCTATATCATTCAGTATCCCCTGCCCGGCGGTTTTGATTTCAACGAAGCTCTTTTGCTGATGGATCCCGATAAGGATGCCGACGGTTTGCATCCTGTCAATCTCGGCCGCCTGGTATTGCAGGAGCCGGGGCCGGTACCCTGTACCCCGGCGGGCATCCGCGAGATGCTTAAACATTACCAGATTGCCGTGGAAGGCAAGGAGGTGGTGATCATCGGTCGCGGACCGACCCTGGGGCGCCCTCTGTCCCTGCTCATGACCCTTAAGCAACCCTTTGCCAATGCCGCGGTAACCGTAGTTCATTCGGGTATCGCCGATCTGGGATCCTATACCCGGCGGGCCGATATCATCATCGCTGCAGCCGGTTGCCCTGGTATCGTTCAGCCGGATATGGTGCGGCCGGGGGCGGTAGTGATCAGTGGCGGCATCAGCTGGGAAGGACGTAAGTTGTTGCCCGACGTGGCTGAAGAGGTCGGTGAGGTAGCCGGCTGGATCACCCCGCGTCTCGGCGGAGTCGGCCCGACCACGGTGGCTATGTTGCTGCGCAATACGATGCTGGCCGCGGAACGGCGCTTAAGTTGA